In Archangium violaceum, the following are encoded in one genomic region:
- a CDS encoding AAA domain-containing protein → MGKSLAPAPGIMEEVERLFCGPNARYGRYRQLSEEPGETVIPDTLYRFTLLDPDSQRVSLQIYKGIDTIGGALWTREVRALLRVSARQHPALPLILGGAYVDKSDLAFVITEAARYRLSDEGAMAYIANNREQALRQLALLAHGLSLLHEQGLTHRNLHPDSIEYIEHGEDPGTRDVRFGLRLSRFEMSAMVSNLVRRQLGGERLPADALRRLYLGSSDETLPYCPPERAQWLFEDDPSGSFESDRSDVYALGVLAWRWLVKAYSSQDRSFEQDRVAWSGLERSLESVRKFNEHMRARLQDPRLPRPLAALLRDMLAWEPRDRPSIFAVLRDLTQDYGRLVASISQVSEPGVFYVGFMPDESKKTLYKWGWIDQDPMGDEGREQLRGFLEDELRGAEVLYCPEGFSGYRRAQTEQELRSLRAAKYVLVGKQAYWFCDFYVEPGPAYSREDRRVEKLLLIKYVIHQRRGWRLSETPLRRGIPGELRFLPVWVKRALELDQVRAEGRTWKPLLQSIEFERSTPEWMTVMDDALSFLIAFRHCELDARVFPFEVLQTSGYVADLRVDTTRDRRHQFDDALRSLYFREMRTPMGRLLESLDGEGTVPLAIYRDAGGTPDFRAGPIAKAVFRRRLDDDTVQVQLLGDNRSFPDNGWIRPDEDQGSYSQLVRQEDAVQEMLRARSLLHQLHSPTAIKGIRARWSNVGSDLSGRSPDIVKDMLSSEPFYGLHGPPGTGKTTVASVAVSAHLRSDPSQRVLISSQSHYALDNLALRILDRCRKENQDVVAVRVASNFAVAEEKLHPRMEALLPERQATDIVERIKRACRKALDEHKLPDGRALDEPLKALVADWMSQAPRVELEIRDRIRRGANLVFATTGACTERNVSTGGTGGLYDWVIVEEAARAWPTELAQPLVRGLRWTLIGDHFQLPAFDDLSVQGFLDACQRSDVDELRLHGERRTAYMDVFRLFGSLFDNRSDRREARPRSSRLTEPLDELDLQFRMHPDICRIVSQAFYRERIDPDSGDRKLYPEGWLKSAPETARPHALTRPSFLQDRALVWLDTQDVEDTNDQRAWRNEGEARVIKHLLARMSPVPVTGGRDARDDAFALLTPYNAQKEELMLRAGLPDWALPHLHTVDSFQGREADVVVVSLVRSVQRDEKRPETNIGYLVSPNRVNVLLSRARKLLIIVGRLSHFEQQAALNPERKDIQFWSTIITEIRRQGAVVSAAKVLSTESDS, encoded by the coding sequence ATGGGTAAGTCGCTGGCCCCAGCGCCTGGGATCATGGAGGAGGTCGAACGTCTCTTCTGTGGTCCCAACGCACGGTATGGGCGGTACCGGCAGTTGTCGGAGGAGCCTGGGGAGACCGTCATCCCGGACACCTTGTACCGCTTCACGCTGCTCGATCCGGATAGTCAGCGCGTGAGTCTTCAGATCTACAAGGGAATCGACACCATTGGCGGCGCCTTGTGGACTCGCGAGGTCCGCGCGCTCCTGCGCGTGTCGGCCCGCCAGCACCCCGCGTTGCCCCTCATCCTGGGCGGGGCGTACGTCGACAAGAGCGATCTGGCCTTCGTCATCACGGAAGCGGCACGCTACCGCTTGTCGGACGAAGGCGCGATGGCGTACATCGCGAACAACCGGGAGCAGGCGCTGCGCCAACTGGCGCTGCTCGCCCATGGCCTGAGCCTGCTTCACGAGCAGGGCCTCACCCATCGCAACCTCCACCCCGACTCCATCGAGTACATCGAGCACGGGGAGGACCCTGGCACCCGGGATGTCCGCTTCGGGCTTCGCCTCTCTCGCTTCGAGATGAGCGCGATGGTCAGCAACCTCGTGCGACGCCAACTGGGGGGCGAGCGGCTGCCCGCGGACGCCTTGCGCCGCCTCTATCTTGGCTCCTCGGACGAGACCTTGCCCTACTGCCCACCCGAGCGTGCGCAGTGGCTCTTCGAGGACGATCCCTCGGGCTCCTTCGAGAGCGACCGCTCCGATGTCTATGCCCTGGGCGTTCTCGCCTGGCGCTGGCTCGTGAAGGCCTACTCCTCGCAGGATCGGTCATTCGAGCAGGACCGGGTCGCTTGGTCCGGGCTGGAGCGGAGCCTGGAGTCGGTCCGCAAGTTCAACGAGCACATGCGCGCGCGGCTGCAGGATCCCCGGCTGCCGCGGCCACTGGCGGCACTGCTCCGAGACATGTTGGCCTGGGAGCCCCGGGACCGCCCCAGCATCTTCGCCGTCCTGCGTGACCTCACCCAGGACTACGGACGGCTGGTGGCGAGCATCTCCCAGGTGTCCGAGCCCGGCGTGTTCTACGTGGGCTTCATGCCGGACGAGAGCAAGAAGACGCTCTACAAGTGGGGGTGGATTGACCAGGATCCTATGGGTGACGAGGGGCGCGAGCAGCTCCGCGGATTCCTGGAGGACGAGCTCCGTGGGGCGGAGGTGCTGTACTGCCCAGAGGGCTTCAGCGGGTACAGGCGGGCGCAGACCGAGCAGGAGCTTCGCTCCCTGCGCGCAGCCAAGTATGTCCTCGTCGGGAAGCAGGCGTATTGGTTCTGCGACTTCTACGTCGAGCCAGGCCCCGCCTATAGCCGCGAGGACCGGCGAGTCGAGAAGCTGCTCCTCATCAAGTACGTGATCCACCAGCGGCGAGGCTGGCGCCTGAGCGAGACGCCGCTTCGCAGGGGAATCCCTGGCGAGCTGCGGTTCCTCCCTGTGTGGGTGAAGCGCGCCCTGGAGCTGGACCAGGTTCGTGCCGAGGGGCGGACGTGGAAGCCCCTGCTGCAGTCCATCGAGTTCGAGCGCTCCACGCCGGAGTGGATGACAGTGATGGACGACGCGCTGTCCTTCCTCATCGCTTTCCGGCACTGCGAGCTGGACGCTCGCGTCTTTCCCTTCGAGGTGCTTCAGACCTCGGGGTATGTGGCGGATCTGCGCGTGGACACAACACGTGACCGCAGGCACCAGTTCGATGACGCACTCCGCTCCCTCTACTTCCGGGAGATGCGGACGCCGATGGGGCGGCTGCTCGAGAGCCTTGACGGCGAGGGAACCGTGCCGCTGGCGATCTACCGGGATGCCGGGGGCACCCCAGACTTCCGAGCGGGCCCCATCGCCAAGGCGGTGTTCAGGCGGCGGCTGGATGACGACACCGTGCAGGTGCAACTGCTGGGCGACAACCGGAGCTTTCCGGACAACGGCTGGATCCGTCCCGACGAAGACCAGGGCAGCTACTCGCAGCTCGTCCGGCAGGAGGATGCCGTCCAGGAGATGTTGCGAGCGCGCTCGCTGCTGCATCAGCTCCACAGTCCAACGGCCATTAAGGGCATTCGCGCGCGGTGGAGCAATGTCGGCAGCGATCTGAGTGGGCGCAGCCCCGACATCGTCAAGGACATGCTCAGCAGCGAGCCCTTCTATGGCCTGCATGGCCCGCCCGGAACGGGGAAGACCACGGTGGCCTCCGTCGCCGTCTCGGCCCACCTGCGCTCCGATCCGAGTCAGCGCGTCCTCATCAGCAGCCAGTCCCACTACGCCCTGGACAACCTCGCCCTGCGGATCCTGGACCGCTGCCGCAAGGAGAATCAGGACGTGGTGGCTGTGCGGGTAGCCTCGAACTTCGCGGTGGCCGAGGAGAAGCTCCACCCCCGCATGGAGGCACTGCTGCCAGAGCGGCAGGCCACCGACATCGTGGAGAGGATCAAGCGCGCCTGCCGGAAGGCCCTGGACGAGCACAAGCTGCCCGACGGCCGTGCCCTGGATGAGCCACTCAAGGCGCTCGTGGCCGACTGGATGAGCCAGGCTCCCCGGGTCGAGCTGGAGATCCGGGACCGCATTCGCCGGGGCGCCAACCTTGTCTTCGCCACCACGGGGGCCTGCACGGAGCGCAACGTCTCCACGGGAGGGACCGGCGGGCTGTACGACTGGGTCATCGTCGAGGAGGCGGCGCGCGCCTGGCCCACGGAGCTGGCACAGCCCCTGGTCCGGGGGCTGCGGTGGACCCTGATTGGAGACCACTTCCAACTGCCGGCGTTCGACGATCTCTCGGTCCAGGGCTTCCTGGACGCCTGCCAGCGCAGTGACGTCGATGAGCTGCGGCTGCACGGAGAGCGGCGCACGGCCTACATGGACGTCTTCCGGCTCTTCGGCAGCTTGTTCGACAATCGCTCCGACCGCCGGGAGGCGCGTCCGCGCTCGTCCCGCTTGACCGAGCCACTCGATGAGCTCGATCTCCAGTTCCGGATGCATCCGGATATCTGCCGGATCGTCTCGCAGGCCTTCTACCGCGAGCGCATCGACCCCGACTCTGGAGATCGCAAGCTCTATCCGGAGGGGTGGTTGAAATCGGCCCCGGAGACCGCGCGGCCTCATGCCCTGACCCGGCCGTCCTTCCTCCAGGACCGGGCCCTGGTCTGGCTCGACACACAAGACGTGGAGGACACAAACGACCAGCGCGCCTGGAGGAACGAGGGTGAGGCCCGGGTGATCAAGCACCTGCTGGCGCGAATGTCGCCCGTGCCGGTGACGGGCGGGCGGGACGCGCGAGATGACGCCTTTGCGCTCCTGACGCCCTACAACGCGCAGAAGGAGGAGCTGATGCTGCGGGCGGGCCTGCCGGACTGGGCGCTCCCCCACCTGCACACCGTCGACAGCTTCCAGGGCCGCGAGGCGGACGTAGTGGTGGTGTCGCTGGTCCGGTCGGTCCAGCGTGACGAGAAGCGGCCTGAGACGAACATCGGCTATCTCGTCTCGCCCAACCGGGTGAACGTCCTGTTGTCCCGAGCCCGCAAGCTCCTCATCATCGTGGGCCGGCTGTCGCACTTCGAGCAGCAGGCGGCCTTGAATCCAGAGCGGAAGGACATCCAGTTCTGGAGCACCATCATCACGGAGATCCGGCGCCAGGGCGCGGTCGTGTCGGCGGCGAAGGTGCTGAGCACGGAGAGCGACTCGTGA
- a CDS encoding SIR2 family protein yields the protein MAPATEIIDFELERGRHGSLLGREDVLTELDALLLGGGPRGWVLVKGGLGLGKSALLTEWLRRREAAGQRVPHHFLQHGVEDRDRPEVVKRNLAAQTEKLYPELVDSEARPESRLSKLLVRVSQVLGPRQEQLVLMVDGLDEVEEDADGSNPLSGFLPPTLPPGVKVLCASRPTYPHLSWLEARDGLRTIDLDDERWARSNRQVVREYWARERASSRFNPPLAQGFVEEIVQRAEGNILYSVKLAEWLEAQPVEKRQAELLPRGLEALLDESWERIQKLSPDLRGLAEEGLGVMAVARDALPRSILSDVAGWRELGEPDRFLRVARSFLLEEEAPGRNEKAWRPFHESFRRFVLTKLGAERARVLHSRMAGKLCQWPLGRGERGFRRSYALRHGVTHLLKAEQWEQARKLYTDMGYLEKRCQEAGVLSLEEALKSAVVEVPEPEQELARALLRAIQAGSHVLKRDAKALPLHVYNWLRCGGWERERIEKELGFPEGMPELRLRHPVRAGAHERTLEGHRDGVNGCVVTPDGRYVVSASADGTLKVWEVETGREVATLKGHEGEVTGCAVTPDGRSVVSTSGDRTLKVWQMETGQEVATLKGHEGEVTCCAVTPDGRRVVSSSEDKTLKVWEVKTGREVATLKGHEGRVRGCVVTPDGLHVVSTSVDKTLRVWEVETGREVAVLKGHEDKVRGCAVTPDGRRVVSASEDKTLKVWEVKTGREVATLKGHKGKVRGCAVTPDGRHVVSTSDDGTLKLWELESGREVATLEGHWDWVNGCAVTPDGGRVVSASGDKTLKVWQVGTGQEVATLKGHESWVTGCAVTPDGRHVVSASDDRTLRVWEVETGREVAVLKGHEDKVRGCAVTSDGRRVVSASEDGTLKVWDLRSGQCLYTLHGFNGFLTVAIGLDFVCAGDVRGNVWILETGSSVARIPVDSNKATSPVTPTPMTFFFPPPLLDAYRSRKLALCIGSGLSFSEGVQGNFPKWLELPQRFLDACERQGVLDAEIIAAKRTQFAKKMRLEVMLAELGTLVTALGRSYQDALNDIFRPPNAAPGLVHHAIAHLRVGAILTTNYDPLIEDLGETPRRQPYTWKEADRALNDLQAGRRILFKIHGTAERYDTVVITEREYDGVRSNTRYQSVLRHLLQEYMVLFLGYGMNDPFDIDLVLKWNADVFNSAARRHYALLKDPSDTDSDRYLRDHNVQVLPYSDYAALPGILEALKHAGP from the coding sequence ATGGCCCCGGCGACCGAGATCATCGACTTCGAGCTGGAGCGAGGGCGCCATGGCTCGCTGCTCGGCCGTGAGGATGTGCTAACCGAGCTGGATGCGCTCCTGCTTGGGGGGGGGCCTCGTGGCTGGGTGCTGGTCAAGGGAGGACTCGGACTGGGCAAGAGCGCGCTCCTGACCGAGTGGCTGAGACGGCGCGAAGCCGCCGGGCAGCGCGTTCCCCATCATTTCCTGCAGCACGGCGTGGAGGATCGGGATCGGCCCGAAGTGGTGAAGCGCAACCTGGCGGCGCAGACAGAGAAGCTCTACCCAGAGTTGGTAGATTCAGAGGCACGCCCCGAATCGCGCTTGAGCAAGCTGCTGGTGAGAGTGTCCCAGGTGCTGGGGCCGCGCCAGGAACAGCTAGTGCTGATGGTCGATGGGCTCGATGAGGTGGAGGAAGACGCGGACGGCTCCAATCCATTGTCGGGATTCCTGCCGCCTACGCTGCCGCCCGGCGTGAAGGTGCTCTGCGCCTCACGCCCCACCTACCCCCATTTGAGCTGGCTGGAAGCACGGGACGGCCTGCGCACGATCGACTTGGATGACGAACGGTGGGCGCGCTCGAACCGGCAGGTGGTGCGCGAGTACTGGGCACGGGAGCGAGCCTCCTCCCGGTTCAACCCGCCGCTGGCGCAGGGGTTCGTGGAGGAGATCGTCCAGCGGGCCGAGGGCAACATCCTCTATTCGGTGAAGCTGGCGGAGTGGCTGGAGGCCCAGCCCGTGGAGAAGAGGCAGGCGGAGCTTCTTCCGCGAGGGCTCGAGGCGCTGCTCGACGAGAGCTGGGAGCGCATACAGAAGCTGTCTCCAGACCTCCGGGGCTTGGCGGAGGAAGGCCTGGGGGTGATGGCCGTGGCGCGTGACGCACTGCCGCGGTCGATCTTGTCGGACGTGGCCGGCTGGAGGGAACTGGGCGAGCCCGATCGGTTCCTCCGGGTGGCGCGCTCGTTCCTGCTGGAAGAGGAGGCACCTGGGCGCAACGAGAAGGCGTGGCGGCCCTTCCACGAGTCCTTTCGAAGGTTCGTCCTGACAAAGCTGGGCGCTGAGCGGGCCAGGGTGCTGCACTCACGAATGGCCGGGAAGCTTTGTCAGTGGCCCCTGGGCAGGGGCGAGAGAGGCTTTCGCAGGAGCTATGCGCTGCGCCATGGCGTGACGCACTTGCTGAAGGCGGAGCAGTGGGAGCAGGCACGCAAGCTGTACACGGACATGGGCTACTTGGAGAAGCGGTGCCAGGAGGCCGGAGTACTGTCCCTGGAAGAGGCCCTGAAGAGCGCCGTGGTGGAGGTGCCAGAGCCCGAGCAGGAGTTGGCGAGGGCGCTATTGCGTGCCATCCAGGCGGGCTCGCATGTCTTGAAGAGGGATGCGAAGGCGCTGCCCTTGCATGTCTACAACTGGCTTCGCTGTGGGGGATGGGAGAGGGAGCGGATCGAGAAGGAGCTGGGGTTTCCAGAGGGGATGCCCGAACTGCGGCTGAGGCATCCCGTACGGGCCGGGGCGCACGAGCGGACGTTGGAGGGCCACAGGGACGGGGTGAATGGCTGCGTGGTGACACCGGACGGGCGGTACGTGGTGTCTGCCTCTGCGGACGGAACGTTGAAGGTGTGGGAGGTGGAGACGGGGCGGGAGGTAGCCACGCTCAAGGGCCACGAGGGCGAAGTGACCGGCTGCGCGGTGACGCCGGACGGACGAAGCGTGGTGTCCACCTCCGGGGACAGGACGCTCAAGGTGTGGCAGATGGAGACGGGGCAGGAGGTAGCCACGCTCAAGGGCCACGAGGGCGAAGTGACTTGCTGCGCGGTGACGCCGGACGGGCGTCGCGTGGTGTCTTCCTCCGAGGACAAGACGCTCAAGGTGTGGGAGGTGAAGACGGGGCGGGAGGTGGCCACGCTCAAGGGTCACGAGGGCAGGGTGCGTGGCTGCGTGGTGACGCCGGATGGACTGCATGTGGTATCCACCTCCGTGGACAAGACGCTGAGGGTCTGGGAGGTGGAGACGGGGCGGGAGGTGGCCGTGCTGAAGGGCCACGAGGACAAGGTGCGGGGTTGCGCGGTGACACCGGACGGGCGTCGCGTGGTGTCCGCCTCCGAGGACAAAACGCTCAAGGTGTGGGAGGTGAAGACGGGGCGGGAGGTGGCCACGCTCAAGGGCCACAAGGGCAAGGTGCGTGGCTGCGCGGTAACGCCGGACGGGCGGCACGTGGTGTCCACCTCCGACGACGGAACGTTGAAGCTGTGGGAGTTGGAGTCGGGACGGGAGGTGGCCACGCTGGAGGGCCACTGGGACTGGGTCAATGGCTGCGCGGTGACGCCGGACGGGGGGCGCGTGGTGTCCGCCTCCGGGGACAAGACGCTCAAGGTGTGGCAGGTGGGGACGGGGCAGGAGGTGGCCACGCTCAAGGGGCACGAGAGCTGGGTGACGGGCTGCGCGGTGACGCCGGACGGGCGGCACGTGGTGTCCGCCTCCGATGACAGGACGCTGAGGGTCTGGGAGGTGGAGACGGGGCGGGAGGTGGCCGTGCTGAAGGGCCACGAGGACAAGGTGCGAGGTTGCGCGGTGACGTCGGACGGGCGGCGCGTGGTGTCCGCCTCCGAGGACGGGACGCTCAAGGTATGGGATCTCCGCTCCGGGCAGTGCCTCTATACCCTCCACGGCTTCAATGGATTCCTGACGGTGGCTATCGGTCTAGATTTCGTTTGTGCAGGAGACGTGAGGGGAAACGTCTGGATCCTTGAGACAGGTTCCTCGGTCGCCAGGATCCCTGTTGATTCCAACAAGGCGACTTCGCCGGTAACTCCAACTCCCATGACCTTCTTCTTTCCTCCGCCCCTTCTTGATGCCTACCGTTCCAGGAAACTGGCTCTCTGCATCGGCTCTGGGCTCTCATTTAGCGAGGGCGTCCAGGGAAATTTTCCCAAGTGGCTTGAGCTTCCACAGCGTTTCCTGGATGCATGCGAGCGTCAGGGAGTGCTCGACGCGGAGATCATCGCGGCCAAGCGCACCCAGTTCGCGAAGAAGATGCGTCTTGAGGTCATGCTCGCGGAGCTGGGCACCCTGGTCACCGCGCTGGGCCGCAGCTACCAGGACGCGCTCAACGACATCTTCCGGCCCCCCAATGCAGCCCCGGGCCTTGTCCACCACGCCATCGCCCACCTGAGGGTCGGCGCAATCCTGACCACCAACTATGATCCGCTCATCGAGGATCTCGGGGAGACACCCCGTCGGCAACCGTACACCTGGAAGGAAGCCGATCGAGCGCTCAACGATCTGCAGGCGGGGCGCCGCATCCTGTTCAAGATCCACGGGACCGCCGAGCGATACGACACCGTGGTCATCACTGAGCGCGAGTACGACGGGGTCCGCTCCAACACGCGCTATCAATCGGTGCTGCGCCACCTGCTCCAGGAGTACATGGTCCTCTTCCTCGGCTATGGGATGAATGACCCGTTCGATATCGATCTAGTGCTCAAGTGGAATGCGGATGTGTTCAACTCCGCAGCTCGCCGCCACTACGCACTGTTGAAGGATCCGAGTGACACGGACAGCGACCGCTATCTCCGCGACCACAATGTCCAGGTGCTTCCCTACAGCGACTACGCGGCCCTCCCCGGCATCCTCGAGGCGTTGAAGCACGCTGGCCCCTGA
- a CDS encoding IS66 family transposase, whose amino-acid sequence MAAIREWALAQRSLPGSALRKALEYMLELWSGLTVFLSNPWVPLDNNLVERQLRDMVVGRKNHYGSKSLRGTEVAALFYSLIETARLRGEDPGRYLLRAALAAIENPGTVTLPASSD is encoded by the coding sequence GTGGCCGCAATCCGCGAGTGGGCGCTCGCTCAGCGCTCGCTGCCGGGCAGTGCTCTGCGCAAGGCACTCGAGTACATGCTGGAGCTGTGGAGCGGGCTGACCGTCTTCCTCTCCAACCCGTGGGTGCCGCTGGACAACAACCTGGTGGAGCGGCAACTGCGCGACATGGTGGTGGGCCGTAAGAATCACTACGGCTCCAAATCGCTGCGCGGCACCGAGGTAGCGGCCCTCTTCTACTCGCTGATTGAGACGGCCCGCCTGCGCGGTGAAGACCCCGGACGTTACCTGCTGCGCGCCGCACTCGCCGCCATCGAGAATCCCGGCACCGTCACGCTCCCGGCCAGCTCCGACTGA